In [Leptolyngbya] sp. PCC 7376, a genomic segment contains:
- a CDS encoding AZOBR_p60025 family cell surface glycopolymer formation protein, with protein sequence MSNIEQEANLNFEIHERIRSDIDQKTPLDLYIPVLSTRSKLFWLALFLIPAILIFLFWSVAFNGEITGFFRIGAEFPKSPFLNLETALIVPDEVGHDGQMFLSMAFDPALQHPGTVDAIDLPNYRYRRIFYPVLGYLFGLGKTALIPYALVFVNYLAIVAIVYIGSVYLEDQERNPNHALWLLGIPALWITLSLGTAELVSSAFLVASLYFYRRRTYGFSAITIAAGCLTRETLLIVWISLVVAALWERIDRLALVKLGSACIPFLLWSFYVKQAVGSGLGTAASNNLYFPFLGILEKSNIFFNLD encoded by the coding sequence ATGTCGAATATCGAACAAGAAGCGAACTTGAACTTTGAGATTCATGAGAGAATTCGATCTGATATCGATCAGAAAACACCTTTAGATTTATATATACCAGTGTTATCAACTAGATCCAAACTGTTTTGGTTAGCATTATTTCTCATCCCGGCTATTCTTATTTTCCTTTTTTGGAGTGTCGCTTTTAATGGAGAAATAACTGGTTTTTTTCGTATTGGTGCCGAGTTTCCCAAATCGCCTTTTTTGAATCTTGAAACGGCTTTGATTGTTCCCGATGAAGTGGGCCATGATGGTCAAATGTTTTTGAGTATGGCGTTTGACCCAGCTTTGCAACACCCGGGAACAGTGGACGCGATTGATCTGCCAAATTATCGATATCGACGTATTTTTTATCCTGTTCTCGGTTATCTTTTCGGATTAGGAAAGACAGCTCTGATTCCCTACGCCTTAGTATTCGTCAACTATTTAGCTATCGTTGCAATTGTCTATATTGGCAGTGTCTATCTCGAAGACCAAGAGAGAAATCCAAACCATGCACTTTGGCTCCTAGGGATACCCGCTTTATGGATTACTCTGAGCCTTGGAACCGCAGAGTTAGTCAGTAGTGCTTTTCTCGTTGCTTCCCTCTACTTCTACCGTCGGCGTACCTATGGTTTTAGTGCGATCACCATTGCGGCAGGCTGTCTGACCCGAGAAACCTTACTGATCGTATGGATTTCATTAGTTGTCGCAGCACTGTGGGAACGCATTGATCGTTTGGCATTAGTGAAATTAGGTTCAGCCTGCATCCCTTTCCTGCTGTGGTCTTTCTATGTCAAACAGGCTGTTGGTTCTGGTTTAGGCACCGCAGCATCCAATAATTTGTATTTTCCTTTTTTGGGGATATTAGAAAAATCCAATATATTTTTCAATTTGGATTAA
- the ileS gene encoding isoleucine--tRNA ligase yields the protein MTEAKSYKNTVNLPKTSFNMRANAVQKEPELQKFWQEQQIYETLAADNPGSTFTLHDGPPYANGDLHMGHALNKVLKDVINKYKLLQGHKTRYVPGWDCHGLPIELKVLQSMNDEVRKNLTPIKLRYKARDFAIKTQKKQAKSFQRYGVWGDWENPYLTLTPDYEAAQIEVFGEMALKGYIYRGLKPVHWSPSSQTALAEAELEYPEGHTSQSIYVSFPITELSDTAKEILGEYADSLGVAIWTTTPWTLPGNLAVAINPDLEYAVVETDGTLCAQKYLIVAKDLAETLTETFESALSIKGSFKGNVIEQCTYQHPLFDRKSPVVAGGDYITTESGTGLVHTAPGHGQEDYITGQKYGLPLLSPVDAEGTLTTEAGEFAGLNVLNGANDKIIEALKGKQALLKEEAYQHKYPYDWRTKKPTIFRATEQWFASVEGFRDQALAAIKDVQWIPAQGENRITPMVGDRSDWCISRQRTWGVPIPVFYDEETNEELLNEETINYVKELIAKDGSNIWWQKPVEELLPESYRNNGHTYRKGTDTMDVWFDSGSSWAAVAKQREGMDYPVDMYLEGSDQHRGWFQSSLLTSVAVNNCAPYKTVLTHGFVLDEKGYKMSKSVGNVVDPNIIINGGKNQKKEPPYGADVLRLWVSSVDYSSDVPIGQTILKQLADVYRKIRNTARFLLGNIHDFDPAKNAIAYEDLAELDKYILHQASNVFSDVTEAFESFQFFKFFQKVQNFCVVDLSNFYLDAAKDRLYISDTDSPRRRSCQTVIALILEMLTKAIAPVLCHMAEDIWQNLPYETSEKSVFASGWYKLDEQWASDEELFQKWEQLREIRNGVNQVLEKARTEKMIGASLEAKVLMRDVDGKLTDWLTALNPKESLNDGNRVDELRYLLLVSQVEFVTETLDSEQYQDTIELADGKLQVAVQKADGEKCDRCWNYSTSVGSFADDPTICDRCNEALVAKF from the coding sequence GTGACAGAAGCAAAGAGCTACAAAAATACCGTAAATCTGCCCAAAACTAGCTTTAATATGCGGGCAAATGCTGTTCAAAAAGAACCAGAATTGCAGAAATTCTGGCAGGAACAGCAGATTTACGAAACCCTCGCGGCAGACAACCCTGGTAGTACCTTCACTCTCCACGATGGCCCTCCATACGCCAATGGCGATCTCCACATGGGTCATGCTCTGAATAAGGTCCTTAAAGATGTCATCAATAAGTACAAGCTCCTCCAAGGCCACAAAACTCGCTATGTGCCAGGTTGGGATTGCCATGGTTTACCGATTGAGCTGAAAGTTCTCCAGAGCATGAATGATGAGGTACGTAAGAACTTAACGCCCATCAAACTTCGCTACAAAGCCCGTGATTTCGCGATCAAGACTCAAAAGAAACAAGCAAAAAGTTTCCAAAGATATGGTGTTTGGGGAGACTGGGAAAACCCTTACCTTACCCTTACCCCTGACTATGAAGCAGCACAAATCGAAGTGTTCGGTGAAATGGCGCTTAAGGGTTATATCTACCGTGGTCTCAAACCTGTTCACTGGAGTCCAAGTTCCCAAACAGCACTGGCTGAAGCCGAACTCGAATATCCAGAAGGTCATACATCCCAAAGTATTTACGTCTCTTTCCCCATCACGGAATTAAGCGACACAGCAAAAGAAATTCTTGGTGAATATGCGGATAGTTTAGGGGTTGCAATCTGGACAACGACCCCTTGGACATTGCCTGGGAACTTAGCTGTAGCCATCAACCCTGATTTGGAATATGCAGTGGTTGAAACCGATGGTACGCTTTGCGCTCAAAAATATTTGATTGTCGCAAAGGATTTGGCAGAAACCTTGACTGAAACCTTTGAATCAGCTCTTTCTATCAAAGGAAGTTTTAAAGGTAATGTCATCGAGCAATGTACCTATCAACATCCTCTCTTTGATCGAAAAAGCCCAGTTGTTGCGGGTGGTGACTACATCACAACAGAATCTGGTACAGGTTTAGTTCATACGGCTCCGGGTCACGGTCAGGAAGACTATATCACTGGTCAAAAGTATGGTTTACCGTTGTTGTCTCCTGTAGATGCAGAAGGGACGTTGACGACCGAAGCAGGTGAGTTTGCAGGTCTCAATGTCCTCAATGGCGCGAACGACAAAATTATTGAAGCACTCAAGGGCAAGCAAGCTTTATTAAAAGAAGAGGCTTATCAACATAAATATCCCTACGATTGGCGGACAAAAAAACCGACAATTTTCCGGGCAACTGAACAATGGTTTGCGTCGGTAGAAGGTTTCCGTGATCAAGCTCTTGCGGCAATTAAAGATGTTCAATGGATTCCAGCTCAAGGAGAGAATCGCATTACGCCAATGGTGGGCGATCGCAGTGATTGGTGTATTTCCCGTCAGAGAACTTGGGGTGTACCAATTCCTGTTTTCTACGATGAGGAAACCAATGAAGAACTTCTCAACGAAGAAACCATTAATTACGTTAAAGAGTTGATCGCAAAAGATGGCTCCAACATTTGGTGGCAAAAGCCTGTGGAAGAATTACTCCCCGAAAGCTATCGCAATAATGGCCACACCTATCGCAAGGGAACTGACACCATGGATGTGTGGTTTGATTCAGGTTCTTCCTGGGCAGCGGTCGCCAAACAGCGGGAAGGAATGGATTACCCTGTCGACATGTATTTAGAGGGTTCTGACCAGCACCGTGGTTGGTTCCAGTCGAGCTTGCTCACTAGTGTGGCCGTCAATAATTGTGCGCCTTATAAAACCGTTTTGACTCACGGTTTTGTGCTGGATGAAAAGGGTTACAAAATGAGTAAATCCGTCGGAAATGTGGTTGACCCAAACATCATCATTAATGGCGGCAAAAATCAGAAAAAAGAGCCTCCCTATGGCGCTGATGTGTTGCGTTTGTGGGTTTCTTCGGTAGATTACTCTTCGGATGTTCCTATCGGTCAAACGATTCTGAAGCAGTTGGCGGATGTCTACCGGAAGATCCGCAATACAGCGCGTTTTCTCCTCGGTAATATCCATGATTTTGACCCCGCAAAGAATGCGATCGCCTACGAAGATTTAGCAGAACTAGATAAATATATTCTCCATCAAGCGAGCAATGTTTTTAGTGACGTGACAGAGGCATTTGAGAGCTTCCAATTCTTCAAATTCTTCCAGAAAGTCCAAAATTTCTGCGTGGTTGATCTTTCTAATTTTTACCTCGATGCCGCAAAAGACCGTCTGTATATTTCGGATACAGATTCTCCTCGCCGTCGCAGTTGCCAAACTGTCATTGCCCTAATTCTTGAGATGCTCACTAAGGCGATCGCCCCGGTACTTTGTCATATGGCAGAGGATATTTGGCAAAATCTTCCCTACGAAACTAGCGAAAAATCTGTCTTCGCTTCTGGGTGGTACAAGCTAGACGAGCAATGGGCAAGCGATGAGGAATTATTCCAGAAGTGGGAGCAGTTACGAGAAATTCGTAACGGCGTTAATCAGGTACTCGAAAAGGCTCGTACCGAAAAAATGATCGGTGCGTCCCTTGAAGCAAAGGTCTTGATGCGTGATGTTGATGGCAAACTTACTGATTGGCTGACAGCACTAAATCCCAAGGAAAGCCTAAATGACGGCAATCGCGTGGATGAGCTGCGTTATCTATTGTTAGTTTCCCAAGTGGAATTCGTCACGGAGACCCTCGACAGTGAGCAATACCAAGACACCATTGAATTAGCCGACGGAAAACTTCAAGTTGCAGTTCAAAAAGCCGACGGAGAAAAGTGTGATCGCTGTTGGAATTATTCAACCAGTGTGGGTTCTTTTGCCGATGACCCGACGATCTGCGATCGCTGTAATGAGGCTCTCGTCGCAAAATTCTAA
- a CDS encoding diacylglycerol/polyprenol kinase family protein, whose amino-acid sequence MDFQQFFSYLLAPNLRMPIGIVLAYLGALVGSAELLSRTTNMSPEMTRKIVHIGSGNVILIAWFGNIPGEIGIAAAFVAGLIALTSYFLPILPSVNSVGRQSLGTFFYALSMGILIWWFWSIQQPYFAVLGILIMTWGDGLAAVIGSNFGKHPYKIFGNKKSYEGTATMFLVSLVIALLILSTLSLLAWQQLVIAAVIAITATFLESFAQFGIDNLSVPVGSAAIAFYLSQYFVSI is encoded by the coding sequence ATGGATTTTCAACAATTTTTTTCGTATCTACTGGCCCCAAATCTGCGCATGCCAATTGGGATTGTATTGGCTTATCTCGGCGCACTTGTTGGTAGTGCAGAATTACTCAGCCGCACCACCAATATGAGTCCTGAGATGACTCGAAAAATTGTTCATATCGGCAGTGGCAATGTGATTTTAATTGCGTGGTTTGGGAATATTCCGGGAGAAATTGGCATTGCAGCGGCATTTGTAGCAGGCTTGATCGCATTAACTTCTTATTTTTTACCCATTTTGCCAAGTGTCAATAGTGTGGGTCGCCAGAGCCTTGGCACTTTTTTTTATGCGCTGAGCATGGGGATTTTAATTTGGTGGTTTTGGTCAATTCAGCAGCCTTATTTTGCGGTGCTAGGCATTCTGATTATGACTTGGGGTGATGGTCTTGCCGCCGTAATTGGAAGTAATTTTGGCAAACATCCTTACAAAATTTTTGGCAATAAAAAAAGCTATGAAGGAACCGCCACAATGTTTCTTGTTAGCTTGGTGATCGCCCTACTCATTCTGTCTACTCTTTCCTTACTCGCCTGGCAACAATTAGTAATTGCTGCAGTTATTGCGATCACCGCAACTTTTCTCGAAAGTTTTGCCCAGTTCGGCATTGATAATCTATCTGTTCCTGTGGGTAGCGCGGCGATCGCCTTTTACTTGAGTCAATATTTTGTCTCAATCTAA